The following proteins are co-located in the Leptospira weilii genome:
- a CDS encoding flavin reductase family protein — protein sequence MKITDDVFKNALSHFPSGVTVITYSHLGKHGGLTVSSFSSLSLNPPLVLFCLQKNITSHDPIYDSGKFIVNILAQGQDSISNQFASGKTDKHTLIEKLKCKTGELGIPILPGILSYIECEVEQFVSGGDHSIVIGKVISAGAEDSLRPLLYYRRNYYSI from the coding sequence ATGAAAATTACAGACGACGTTTTTAAGAATGCACTTTCGCACTTTCCGTCCGGAGTTACCGTCATTACATATTCTCATCTTGGAAAACACGGCGGTCTAACCGTTAGCAGTTTCAGTTCTCTTTCGCTCAATCCTCCTCTTGTTTTATTTTGTCTTCAGAAGAACATAACCAGCCACGATCCGATTTACGATTCCGGTAAATTTATCGTGAACATTTTGGCGCAGGGGCAGGATTCCATTTCAAATCAATTTGCCTCGGGAAAAACCGATAAACACACTCTCATTGAAAAACTTAAATGTAAAACGGGGGAACTGGGAATTCCCATTTTGCCCGGAATTCTTTCTTATATCGAATGTGAGGTGGAACAATTTGTAAGCGGGGGAGATCATTCTATCGTGATCGGAAAAGTAATTTCCGCTGGAGCGGAAGATAGTTTGAGGCCTTTGTTGTATTACAGAAGGAACTATTATTCCATTTAG
- the purE gene encoding 5-(carboxyamino)imidazole ribonucleotide mutase has translation MDAKVAIIMGSHSDWETMRETESILKEFDVSFHKEIVSAHRSPEYMLEFSKSAKQNGYSVIIAGAGGAAHLPGMVASMTTLPVLGVPVQSKTLNGLDSLLSIVQMPGGVPVGTLAIGTAGAKNAGLLAIRILSLQDSKLSEKLEKYRNQIRENALSKNKDLL, from the coding sequence TTGGATGCAAAAGTGGCAATCATCATGGGAAGTCATTCCGACTGGGAGACGATGAGAGAAACGGAATCGATCTTAAAAGAATTCGACGTATCTTTCCATAAAGAAATCGTGTCCGCGCATAGATCTCCCGAGTATATGTTAGAATTTTCTAAATCGGCAAAACAAAACGGTTATTCCGTAATCATCGCAGGGGCTGGAGGAGCCGCTCATCTTCCCGGAATGGTTGCTTCGATGACCACGCTTCCCGTCCTCGGAGTTCCAGTACAAAGCAAAACGTTAAACGGCTTAGATAGTCTTCTTTCCATTGTTCAAATGCCGGGAGGTGTTCCTGTCGGAACTCTTGCGATCGGGACCGCCGGTGCCAAGAACGCAGGTCTGCTCGCGATAAGAATCCTTTCCCTTCAAGATTCTAAACTTTCCGAAAAACTTGAGAAATATCGAAATCAAATTCGAGAGAATGCTCTTTCAAAAAACAAGGACCTCTTGTGA
- a CDS encoding 5-(carboxyamino)imidazole ribonucleotide synthase has translation MGSGQLARMFCLEAIPFGYEISVYSPEKNSPAAGAGAKSYVSAYEDEEALVVFLKSIDALTFEFENIPEVALSTIDKFSKQTGLKVHPSPNCIRIAQNRWKEKTSFQKAGIPTVNFYPVFTEKDKLSVLSSVKFPCILKTNTMGYDGKGQIQCKTKEELSSALSALKELNHIVEELFPFTAEASVILARFENGKILNFRPSRNVHKNRILDLTFYPGDFSEKIEIELVNYSRKLAEKIGYVGVFGIEFFIKNEEILCNEFAPRPHNSGHFSQNSGTLSQFSLQLRTLCNLPSPNTIPAKSITMKNILGEDYKPDSPLWNSALENPYYHLHLYGKTEALNGRKMGHWNYSGPNPESAFSNWN, from the coding sequence ATGGGGTCCGGACAACTCGCGAGAATGTTCTGTTTGGAAGCGATTCCTTTCGGGTACGAGATTTCCGTTTATTCTCCCGAAAAAAATTCTCCCGCCGCGGGAGCCGGGGCAAAATCGTACGTATCTGCGTACGAGGACGAAGAAGCGTTGGTCGTTTTTTTGAAGAGTATAGACGCTCTTACATTCGAATTTGAGAATATTCCAGAAGTTGCACTTTCTACGATAGATAAATTTTCAAAACAAACCGGACTCAAAGTTCATCCTTCCCCAAATTGTATTCGAATCGCGCAAAATCGATGGAAGGAAAAAACTTCTTTTCAAAAAGCGGGAATCCCAACGGTAAACTTTTATCCGGTTTTTACGGAAAAAGACAAACTTTCCGTTCTTTCCAGCGTGAAATTTCCCTGCATACTCAAGACGAACACAATGGGTTACGATGGAAAAGGACAAATTCAATGTAAGACCAAGGAGGAACTCTCCTCTGCACTTTCCGCTTTAAAAGAACTCAATCATATCGTGGAAGAATTATTTCCGTTCACCGCAGAAGCTTCCGTAATTTTAGCGAGATTCGAAAACGGAAAAATCTTGAACTTTCGTCCTTCTAGAAACGTTCATAAAAATCGGATCTTAGATCTCACGTTTTATCCAGGAGATTTTTCGGAAAAGATAGAAATCGAACTCGTAAACTACTCTAGAAAATTGGCGGAAAAAATCGGCTATGTGGGAGTTTTTGGAATCGAATTCTTCATCAAAAACGAGGAAATTCTTTGCAACGAATTCGCTCCAAGACCACATAACTCGGGACATTTCAGTCAAAATTCGGGAACCCTTTCTCAATTTTCCCTTCAATTGAGAACTCTTTGCAATTTACCTTCTCCGAATACGATTCCGGCAAAGTCGATTACGATGAAGAACATTCTGGGAGAGGACTACAAACCAGATTCTCCGCTTTGGAATAGTGCATTAGAAAATCCTTATTATCATCTCCACCTTTACGGAAAAACCGAAGCTCTCAACGGAAGAAAGATGGGACACTGGAATTATTCTGGTCCGAATCCCGAATCCGCTTTTTCAAACTGGAATTAA
- a CDS encoding UDP-glucose dehydrogenase family protein gives MKVCVVGSGYVGLVAGACFAEYGNHVICVDKDEVKIANLKKGTIPIYEPGLSELVLTNWKEKRLEFTTSLHEGVQKSDIIFIAVGTPTLSDGSSDLSAVFAVAKEIGKSMNGYKVVVDKSTVPVGTAAQVKAIIANETKEEFDVVSNPEFLKEGAAIDDFMRPERVVIGSETQKAGDLIAQLYAPFVLNGNPILRMGVVSAELTKYACNAFLATKISFANEIANLCEAVGGNYEDVRKGMGTDSRIGRQFLYAGIGYGGSCFPKDVRALIKTSEDEGSPLQIIRKVEEVNETQKLRLYEKIVKFYGESNLSGMIFAVWGLSFKPGTDDMREAPSIPLLLKLYDKNVKLRVYDPVSKETSKVYFEGKVEYAVDAYSALNGADALLLLTEWREFREPDFSKVKNLLKNQVIFDGRNQYSPELMKMKGFQYFSIGKPNV, from the coding sequence ATGAAAGTTTGTGTGGTTGGAAGCGGATATGTAGGCCTTGTCGCGGGCGCTTGTTTTGCGGAATACGGAAATCATGTGATTTGTGTAGATAAAGACGAAGTAAAAATCGCAAATCTTAAAAAAGGTACGATTCCTATTTATGAACCTGGACTTTCCGAGTTGGTCTTGACCAACTGGAAGGAAAAAAGACTCGAGTTTACCACTTCTCTGCACGAGGGAGTGCAGAAGTCGGATATCATTTTTATCGCTGTGGGAACTCCCACTTTATCGGACGGTTCTTCCGATCTTTCTGCGGTTTTTGCTGTGGCAAAAGAAATTGGTAAGTCCATGAACGGATACAAGGTCGTTGTAGACAAATCCACCGTGCCGGTCGGAACTGCGGCCCAAGTGAAAGCGATTATTGCAAACGAAACCAAGGAAGAATTCGACGTCGTTTCTAATCCGGAATTTTTGAAAGAGGGAGCGGCGATCGACGATTTCATGCGTCCCGAAAGAGTCGTGATCGGTTCCGAAACCCAAAAAGCCGGAGATTTGATCGCACAACTTTATGCTCCTTTTGTCCTCAACGGAAATCCTATTTTAAGAATGGGGGTCGTCTCTGCGGAACTTACGAAATATGCGTGTAACGCGTTTCTTGCGACTAAGATTTCTTTTGCCAACGAAATCGCCAATCTTTGCGAGGCTGTCGGAGGAAATTACGAAGACGTTCGTAAAGGGATGGGAACCGACTCTAGAATCGGGAGGCAGTTTTTATACGCTGGAATCGGGTATGGCGGTTCTTGTTTTCCTAAGGACGTTCGCGCTTTGATCAAAACGTCTGAAGACGAGGGTTCTCCTCTTCAAATCATCCGTAAAGTGGAAGAGGTTAACGAAACTCAGAAACTCAGACTCTATGAGAAAATCGTAAAGTTCTACGGGGAATCGAATCTTTCCGGAATGATCTTCGCGGTTTGGGGGCTTTCTTTCAAACCCGGCACTGACGATATGAGGGAGGCTCCTTCAATTCCCCTGCTTTTGAAATTATATGATAAAAACGTAAAATTACGCGTTTACGATCCGGTCTCGAAAGAAACCTCAAAAGTCTATTTTGAAGGAAAAGTGGAATATGCGGTTGACGCATATTCCGCTTTGAATGGTGCGGATGCTTTGTTACTTCTAACCGAATGGAGAGAATTCAGAGAACCTGATTTTTCAAAGGTTAAGAATCTTTTGAAAAATCAGGTCATCTTTGACGGAAGAAACCAATATTCTCCCGAGCTGATGAAAATGAAAGGATTTCAATATTTCTCAATCGGTAAGCCGAACGTATAA